In a single window of the Motilibacter peucedani genome:
- a CDS encoding isoprenylcysteine carboxyl methyltransferase family protein, producing MSWYVALVLAVGAERLAELVVATRNARWSLARGGVESGQGHWPFMVVLHTGLLVACVAEAGALDRPFLPALGWTCTALVASSQALRWWCIATLGRQWNTRVIVVPGLERVERGPYRLLRHPNYVAVVVEGVALPLVHSAWLTATVFTVLNAGLLRVRLASEERALQSLA from the coding sequence GTGAGCTGGTACGTCGCGCTCGTCCTCGCCGTCGGCGCCGAGCGCCTCGCTGAGCTCGTCGTCGCGACCCGCAACGCCCGCTGGAGCCTGGCGCGCGGTGGAGTGGAGTCCGGGCAGGGCCACTGGCCGTTCATGGTGGTGCTGCACACCGGGCTGCTCGTCGCCTGCGTCGCGGAGGCCGGCGCGCTCGACCGGCCCTTCCTGCCGGCTCTCGGCTGGACGTGCACGGCGCTCGTCGCGTCGTCGCAAGCCCTGCGGTGGTGGTGCATCGCCACGCTCGGGCGGCAGTGGAACACCCGCGTCATCGTGGTGCCGGGCCTCGAGCGCGTCGAGCGCGGCCCCTACCGGCTGCTGCGCCACCCCAACTACGTCGCCGTCGTCGTCGAGGGGGTCGCACTGCCGCTCGTGCACTCGGCCTGGCTGACCGCCACCGTCTTCACCGTGCTCAACGCCGGGCTGCTGAGGGTGCGCCTCGCCTCGGAGGAGCGGGCGCTGCAGAGCCTGGCCTGA
- a CDS encoding glutamate--cysteine ligase family protein has product MGKPVEQREFTRDDRRRYREKVHRDLDALARMLAEDRFADESPMTGLEVELNLVDAQGDPAMRNAQVLESIADPAFQTELGRFTIEVNVPPQVLGGRSAEQLEGALRTTLDSADSRAEAVQARILMVGVLPTLREQDVSSASISDDSRYALLDEQILTARGEDISLAISGREQVSTLADSIAPEAACTSTQLHQQLRPEHFAAAWNASQAVSGVQLAVGANSPYLFGRQLWQETRIALFQQATDTRSEELKAQGVRPRVWFGERWVTSIFDLFEENVRYFPALLPVCSDEDPLAVLEAGGAPELSELALLNGTIYRWNRPIYDVTDGSPHLRVENRVLPAGPTVLDTLANALFYYGVTRVLAEEERPVWSRLPFGVAEDNFLRGARDGIEASVTWPGMGRLRATDLVLRHLLPLAHEGLARYGVDPDLRDRYLGVVEGRCAARRNAASWQVAQTTLLESRHGMDRASALRAMTGTYRELMHTNDPVHTWPVG; this is encoded by the coding sequence GTGGGAAAGCCCGTCGAGCAGCGCGAGTTCACCCGGGACGACCGTCGCAGGTACCGCGAGAAGGTCCACCGCGACCTCGACGCGCTCGCCCGCATGCTCGCCGAGGACCGCTTCGCCGACGAGTCGCCGATGACCGGCCTGGAGGTCGAGCTCAACCTCGTCGACGCGCAGGGCGACCCGGCGATGCGCAACGCGCAGGTCCTCGAGAGCATCGCCGACCCCGCGTTCCAGACCGAGCTCGGCCGCTTCACGATCGAGGTCAACGTCCCGCCCCAGGTGCTCGGCGGCCGCAGCGCCGAGCAGCTGGAGGGCGCACTGCGTACGACCCTCGACTCCGCCGACTCGCGCGCGGAGGCGGTGCAGGCCCGCATCCTGATGGTGGGCGTCCTGCCGACGCTGCGCGAGCAGGACGTCAGCTCGGCCTCGATCTCCGACGACTCGCGCTACGCGCTGCTCGACGAGCAGATCCTCACCGCCCGCGGCGAGGACATCTCGCTGGCGATCTCCGGGCGCGAGCAGGTGTCGACCCTCGCCGACTCCATCGCCCCCGAGGCAGCCTGCACCAGCACCCAGCTGCACCAGCAGCTGCGGCCGGAGCACTTCGCGGCCGCGTGGAACGCCTCGCAGGCGGTGTCGGGGGTGCAGCTGGCCGTCGGGGCGAACTCGCCGTACCTCTTCGGGCGCCAGCTGTGGCAGGAGACCCGCATCGCGCTGTTCCAGCAGGCGACCGACACCCGCAGCGAGGAGCTCAAGGCGCAGGGCGTGCGCCCGCGGGTGTGGTTCGGCGAGCGGTGGGTCACCTCGATCTTCGACCTGTTCGAGGAGAACGTGCGCTACTTCCCGGCGCTGCTGCCGGTGTGCTCCGACGAGGACCCGCTCGCGGTGCTCGAGGCGGGCGGCGCCCCCGAGCTCTCGGAGCTCGCGCTGCTCAACGGCACGATCTACCGCTGGAACCGCCCGATCTACGACGTCACCGACGGCTCGCCGCACCTGCGCGTCGAGAACCGCGTCCTGCCGGCCGGGCCCACCGTCCTCGACACGCTCGCCAACGCGCTCTTCTACTACGGCGTGACCCGCGTGCTCGCCGAGGAGGAGCGCCCGGTGTGGTCGCGGCTGCCCTTCGGCGTGGCAGAGGACAACTTCCTGCGCGGCGCACGCGACGGCATCGAGGCCAGCGTGACCTGGCCCGGCATGGGCCGGCTGCGCGCGACCGACCTCGTGCTGCGGCACCTGCTGCCACTGGCCCATGAAGGACTGGCGAGGTACGGCGTGGACCCGGATCTGCGCGACCGCTACCTCGGCGTGGTGGAGGGCCGCTGCGCCGCCCGACGCAACGCCGCGTCGTGGCAGGTGGCGCAGACGACGCTGCTCGAGTCGCGGCACGGCATGGACCGGGCGTCGGCGCTGCGGGCGATGACGGGCACCTACCGCGAGCTCATGCACACCAACGACCCGGTCCACACCTGGCCGGTCGGCTGA
- a CDS encoding SDR family oxidoreductase, with protein sequence MPRHLLTGTTGLVGGAVALELLERTDDELYCLVRGADATSARQRLLASLSESAVGYGRADLLPALADRVVPVWGDISEEGCGVVSALPQVEQVWHCAASLRYEEHYRDEILQQNVEGTRHVLDLARASGAAVFNHVSTAYVAGRASGRVLEGEAPGLEAANNCYEESKILGERLVTAETGMHVRVMRPSIVVGHSATLHATSFSGMYGFARLALFLRQTAGRRYGVDPRRTPLTVVAEPLAQLNLVPVDTVARNAVTIGLSQSAERYFHLTNAQAPSVALVVAVIHELLGMPRATWARSRDGLNAMDVAFDEAITFYSSYMRTTKEFDRTHADAVCGEGSSDVAFTRADIAAHVEHFLLTQKGYGATVPGPRVPLSSTVTAG encoded by the coding sequence ATGCCACGCCACCTGCTCACCGGGACGACGGGCCTCGTCGGCGGTGCCGTCGCGCTCGAGCTGCTCGAGCGCACGGACGACGAGCTCTACTGCCTCGTGCGCGGCGCGGACGCCACCTCCGCCCGGCAGCGCCTGCTCGCCTCGCTGTCCGAGAGCGCGGTGGGCTACGGCCGCGCCGACCTGCTGCCCGCCCTCGCCGACCGGGTCGTCCCGGTGTGGGGCGACATCAGCGAGGAGGGGTGCGGCGTCGTCTCCGCGCTCCCCCAGGTCGAGCAGGTCTGGCACTGCGCCGCGTCGCTGCGCTACGAGGAGCACTACCGCGACGAGATCCTCCAGCAGAACGTCGAGGGCACCCGGCACGTGCTCGACCTGGCCCGCGCCTCAGGCGCGGCGGTGTTCAACCACGTCAGCACCGCCTACGTCGCCGGTCGCGCGAGCGGGCGGGTGCTGGAGGGCGAGGCGCCGGGTCTCGAGGCCGCCAACAACTGCTACGAGGAGAGCAAGATCCTCGGCGAGCGGCTGGTCACCGCCGAGACCGGCATGCACGTGCGCGTGATGCGCCCGAGCATCGTGGTCGGCCACTCCGCCACGCTGCACGCGACGAGCTTCTCGGGGATGTACGGCTTCGCCCGCCTCGCGCTGTTCCTGCGCCAGACGGCGGGTCGCCGCTACGGCGTCGACCCGCGACGCACGCCGCTGACCGTCGTCGCCGAGCCGCTCGCGCAGCTCAACCTGGTGCCGGTCGACACCGTCGCGCGCAACGCCGTCACCATCGGGCTGTCGCAGAGCGCTGAGCGCTACTTCCACCTGACCAACGCCCAGGCTCCCAGCGTCGCGCTGGTCGTGGCCGTCATCCACGAGCTGCTCGGCATGCCGCGGGCGACCTGGGCCCGCTCGCGCGACGGCCTCAACGCGATGGACGTGGCCTTCGACGAGGCGATCACGTTCTACTCGAGCTACATGCGCACCACCAAGGAGTTCGACCGCACTCACGCCGACGCGGTGTGCGGCGAGGGGTCCTCCGACGTGGCGTTCACCCGGGCCGACATCGCCGCGCACGTCGAGCACTTCCTGCTGACGCAGAAGGGCTACGGCGCGACGGTTCCCGGCCCGCGCGTACCCCTGTCGTCGACGGTCACCGCCGGCTGA
- a CDS encoding phosphatase domain-containing protein yields MSELRPYAAVDLDGVVADVRHRLHHVESRPKAWDAFFAAAPDDPLLVEGEAVAHQLAADHELVWVTGRPERCRADTERWLREHGLPEGRLLMRRGGDRRPARQTKVELLRRLAAERPVDVLVDDDAAVVAAARAAGFAVMHADWMGRDADEQLTLQQAQQDEGRT; encoded by the coding sequence ATGAGCGAGCTGCGCCCCTACGCCGCCGTCGACCTCGACGGCGTGGTCGCCGACGTGCGGCACCGCCTCCACCACGTGGAGTCCCGGCCCAAGGCCTGGGACGCCTTCTTCGCCGCGGCACCCGACGACCCCCTGCTCGTCGAGGGCGAGGCGGTGGCCCACCAGCTGGCGGCCGACCACGAGCTGGTGTGGGTGACCGGCCGGCCCGAGCGCTGCCGCGCCGACACCGAGCGCTGGTTGCGCGAGCACGGCCTGCCCGAGGGCCGCCTGCTGATGCGGCGCGGCGGCGACCGGCGGCCGGCCCGGCAGACGAAGGTCGAGCTGCTGCGCCGGCTGGCGGCTGAGCGACCGGTCGACGTGCTCGTCGACGACGACGCAGCGGTCGTCGCCGCCGCCCGCGCTGCGGGCTTCGCCGTCATGCACGCCGACTGGATGGGCCGCGACGCCGACGAGCAGCTGACCCTCCAGCAGGCGCAGCAGGACGAGGGACGCACCTGA
- a CDS encoding AAA family ATPase translates to MRLHTLRMTAFGPFAGTEEVDFDALHDAGLFLLSGPTGAGKTSILDAVVFALYGVVPGARQGAGRLRSDHASPAVTTEVRLELTCRGRRFRVTRRPAWDRPKKRGTGTVREQAGVLVEEVVCDEPVVRATRLDEAGHLLGEVLGMTAEQFCQVVLLPQGEFARFLRADAETRRAILQTLFATERFAAVEAWLAERRRESARSLADREEDLRVLLARAAQEAGAPAPEAADDPAGWLRALVLDARGRADAAGAALPAAEQAVEGARARLDAARGEAALQDAARALHGRAQRAAASRARHGQLADELARARRALPVRPLLDALARAERDLDRAAAELAARAGAAGLEGQDAPPGAGGPSLRSAAQDRLAEASRLGGLAEEEAHLPQLVASEQAERAVAADALAEHQRLVVLRDALPGLRAHARAALEAAVAAASEARRLSPLVQEAEARVAAGRERDALEAALAEARAGLLLLTDSAQDERERWLDARSARLDAMAAELAQGLVDGDACPVCGASEHPAPARAQGDAAADEDRARQAFELAEARRAQAAETVSVVTARHAAVAALAGSAGLAELQSAWRQLVAELELATEAAAGQPAAHERLLQLDEQDRTLGERLSATTARAAQAAASAQARADQLAAARERLDAARGDDPSVARRAERLRRVAALLVATAEAAEAHERQRAACSATREQAVAAVAEAAFDDLGAARAACRTSAATAELEAELRGLEQEAAALADRLAEQPYADGGLERLLAAAPPDLPGAELELAAASRALAQAGEDAALARRRSAALEQLFVTTDEALRGLAPERERHAVLASLSALAEGSGGDNTLRMRLSAYVLAARLEQVALAAGERLLRMTSGRYSLAHTAAATSGRGRAGLGLTVLDAWTGVERDPATLSGGEAFSASLALALGLADVVAAEAGGAVLETLFIDEGFGSLDDETLDEVLDVLDGLREGGRVVGLVSHVSELRARVPAQVRVAKGRDGSRVSLTGCAPSTSAGRATTSSVQGASSAA, encoded by the coding sequence ATGCGCCTGCACACGCTGCGCATGACGGCGTTCGGGCCCTTCGCCGGCACGGAGGAGGTCGACTTCGACGCGCTGCACGACGCCGGGCTCTTCCTGCTCTCCGGCCCCACCGGCGCGGGCAAGACCAGCATCCTCGACGCCGTCGTGTTCGCCCTCTACGGCGTGGTCCCCGGCGCCCGCCAGGGCGCGGGACGGCTGCGCAGCGACCACGCCTCGCCCGCCGTCACGACCGAGGTGCGCCTCGAGCTGACCTGCCGGGGCCGCCGCTTCCGCGTGACGCGGCGCCCCGCCTGGGACCGGCCGAAGAAGCGCGGCACGGGCACGGTGCGCGAGCAGGCCGGGGTGCTGGTCGAGGAGGTCGTCTGCGACGAGCCCGTCGTGCGGGCCACGCGGCTCGACGAGGCGGGCCACCTGCTGGGCGAGGTGCTCGGCATGACGGCGGAGCAGTTCTGCCAGGTCGTGCTGCTCCCGCAGGGCGAGTTCGCCCGCTTCCTGCGCGCCGACGCCGAGACCCGGCGCGCGATACTCCAGACGCTGTTCGCGACCGAGCGCTTCGCGGCCGTCGAGGCGTGGCTGGCCGAGCGCCGCCGCGAGTCGGCCCGCAGCCTGGCCGACCGCGAGGAGGACCTCCGCGTCCTGCTCGCCCGCGCCGCGCAGGAGGCCGGGGCGCCGGCGCCCGAGGCCGCCGACGACCCCGCCGGCTGGCTCCGTGCGCTGGTGCTCGACGCGCGCGGGCGCGCCGACGCCGCGGGGGCGGCGCTGCCGGCCGCCGAGCAGGCGGTCGAGGGAGCGCGGGCGCGGCTCGACGCGGCCCGCGGCGAAGCGGCCCTGCAGGACGCGGCGCGGGCGCTCCACGGGCGCGCCCAGCGGGCCGCGGCCTCGCGCGCGCGGCACGGGCAGCTCGCCGACGAGCTGGCGCGAGCCCGCCGCGCGCTGCCGGTGCGCCCGCTGCTCGACGCCCTCGCCCGCGCTGAGCGCGACCTCGACCGCGCGGCCGCCGAGCTGGCCGCCCGTGCCGGTGCGGCGGGCCTGGAGGGTCAGGACGCCCCGCCCGGCGCCGGCGGGCCGTCGCTGCGGTCGGCCGCCCAGGACCGGCTGGCCGAGGCCAGCCGGCTGGGCGGGCTCGCCGAGGAGGAGGCCCACCTCCCTCAGCTCGTGGCGTCGGAGCAGGCCGAGCGGGCGGTGGCCGCCGACGCGCTCGCCGAGCACCAGCGGCTCGTGGTGCTGCGCGACGCCCTCCCCGGTCTGCGGGCGCACGCGCGCGCGGCGCTGGAGGCCGCCGTGGCGGCGGCGTCGGAGGCGCGCCGGCTCTCCCCGCTCGTGCAGGAGGCCGAGGCGCGGGTCGCCGCCGGTCGCGAGCGCGACGCGCTCGAGGCGGCCCTCGCGGAGGCCCGCGCCGGGCTGCTGCTGCTGACCGACTCGGCCCAGGACGAGCGCGAGCGCTGGCTCGACGCCCGCAGCGCCCGCCTCGACGCCATGGCGGCCGAGCTCGCGCAGGGCCTCGTCGACGGCGACGCCTGCCCGGTGTGCGGCGCGAGCGAGCACCCGGCCCCTGCTCGGGCGCAGGGCGACGCAGCTGCCGACGAGGACCGCGCCCGCCAGGCCTTCGAGCTGGCCGAGGCGCGGCGGGCCCAGGCGGCGGAGACCGTGTCGGTGGTCACGGCCCGGCACGCCGCCGTTGCAGCCCTCGCGGGCAGCGCCGGACTGGCGGAGCTGCAGTCGGCCTGGCGGCAGCTCGTGGCCGAGCTGGAGCTGGCCACCGAGGCGGCCGCCGGGCAACCCGCGGCCCACGAGCGCCTGCTGCAGCTCGACGAGCAGGACCGCACGCTCGGCGAGCGGCTCTCGGCCACCACGGCGCGCGCGGCGCAGGCGGCCGCCTCCGCGCAGGCGCGCGCCGATCAGCTGGCGGCCGCGCGCGAGCGCCTCGACGCCGCCCGGGGCGACGACCCGAGCGTCGCCCGGCGCGCCGAGCGCCTGCGCCGCGTGGCCGCGCTGCTCGTCGCGACCGCCGAGGCGGCGGAGGCCCACGAGCGCCAGCGGGCCGCCTGCTCCGCGACGCGCGAGCAGGCGGTGGCCGCCGTCGCCGAGGCGGCCTTCGACGACCTGGGTGCCGCGCGAGCCGCGTGCCGCACCTCTGCGGCCACCGCGGAGCTGGAGGCCGAGCTGCGCGGGCTCGAGCAGGAGGCTGCGGCGCTCGCCGACCGCCTCGCCGAGCAGCCCTACGCCGACGGCGGGCTCGAGCGGCTGCTCGCCGCCGCGCCGCCCGACCTGCCGGGCGCCGAGCTCGAGCTCGCCGCCGCGTCGCGAGCACTGGCGCAGGCGGGAGAGGACGCCGCGCTGGCCCGCAGGCGGTCCGCGGCGCTCGAGCAGCTCTTCGTGACCACCGACGAGGCGCTCCGCGGGCTCGCGCCCGAGCGCGAGCGCCACGCCGTGCTCGCGTCGCTCTCGGCGCTCGCCGAGGGCAGCGGCGGCGACAACACCCTGCGCATGCGGCTGTCCGCCTACGTGCTCGCCGCCCGGCTCGAGCAGGTGGCGCTGGCCGCCGGCGAGCGGCTGCTGCGCATGACCAGCGGGCGCTACTCCCTGGCCCACACCGCGGCGGCCACCAGCGGCCGGGGCCGGGCCGGGCTCGGACTCACGGTGCTCGACGCCTGGACCGGCGTCGAGCGCGACCCGGCCACCCTGTCCGGCGGCGAGGCGTTCTCCGCGTCGCTGGCCCTCGCGCTCGGCCTGGCCGACGTGGTCGCGGCAGAGGCGGGCGGGGCGGTCCTCGAGACGCTGTTCATCGACGAGGGGTTCGGCTCCCTCGACGACGAGACCCTCGACGAGGTGCTCGACGTGCTCGACGGGCTTCGCGAGGGCGGTCGGGTCGTCGGGCTGGTGAGCCACGTGTCCGAGCTCCGGGCCCGCGTGCCGGCGCAGGTCCGCGTCGCCAAGGGCCGCGACGGTTCCCGGGTGTCGCTGACCGGCTGCGCACCGTCGACCTCGGCGGGCCGGGCGACCACGAGCTCCGTGCAGGGGGCATCCTCGGCGGCATGA
- a CDS encoding exonuclease SbcCD subunit D — translation MRILHTSDWHLGRSFHREGMLGAQAAFVDFLVEVVVRERVDVVLVAGDVYDRALPAVDAVALFDDALSRLVAAGARVVLLSGNHDSASRLGFGSRLLDAAGVHLRTDPRAVGTPVLLQDDHGPVALYPLPYLEPDAAGPLLACDERGHAAVLGAAMRLVRADLSRRRGTRSVVAAHAFVSGGLPSDSERDISVGGIGAVTASVFDGVDYAALGHLHGPQQLGPAVRYSGSPLAYSFSEARHTKSVALVELGASGLGSVEVVPCPVPRPLATLRGSLDDLLTGAQHAHLEDSWLQVTLTDAVRPREPMERLRARFPHVLVLGFDPVGGPQRAQGYSELVRGLDDLGLAAGFVEHVRAGAAPTDAETALLREAFEAVRLREAVA, via the coding sequence GTGCGCATCCTCCACACCTCCGACTGGCACCTGGGCCGCTCCTTCCACCGGGAGGGCATGCTCGGGGCGCAGGCCGCCTTCGTCGACTTCCTGGTCGAGGTCGTCGTCCGCGAGCGGGTCGACGTGGTGCTGGTCGCCGGCGACGTCTACGACCGGGCGCTGCCCGCCGTCGACGCGGTCGCGCTGTTCGACGACGCGCTCTCCCGCCTGGTGGCCGCGGGCGCCCGGGTGGTGCTGCTCAGCGGCAACCACGACTCGGCGTCACGGCTGGGCTTCGGCTCGCGGCTGCTCGACGCGGCCGGGGTCCACCTGCGCACCGACCCGCGCGCGGTGGGCACCCCGGTGCTGCTGCAGGACGACCACGGCCCGGTCGCGCTCTACCCCCTGCCCTACCTCGAGCCCGACGCCGCAGGGCCGCTGCTCGCCTGCGACGAGCGCGGGCACGCCGCCGTGCTCGGCGCGGCGATGCGGCTCGTGCGCGCCGACCTCTCCCGCCGGCGCGGCACCCGCTCGGTGGTCGCCGCCCACGCCTTCGTCAGCGGCGGGCTGCCCAGCGACAGCGAGCGCGACATCTCGGTCGGCGGCATCGGCGCGGTGACGGCCTCGGTGTTCGACGGCGTCGACTACGCCGCCCTCGGCCACCTGCACGGCCCGCAGCAGCTGGGGCCGGCCGTCCGCTACAGCGGATCGCCGCTGGCCTACTCCTTCTCCGAGGCGCGCCACACCAAGTCGGTGGCCCTGGTCGAGCTCGGGGCGTCGGGGCTCGGGTCGGTCGAGGTGGTCCCCTGCCCGGTCCCCCGCCCCCTCGCCACCCTGCGCGGCAGCCTCGACGACCTGCTGACGGGCGCCCAGCACGCCCACCTCGAGGACTCCTGGCTGCAGGTGACGCTCACCGACGCCGTGCGCCCGCGCGAGCCGATGGAGCGGCTGCGCGCCCGGTTCCCCCACGTGCTGGTGCTCGGGTTCGACCCGGTCGGCGGCCCGCAGCGGGCCCAGGGCTACTCCGAGCTGGTGCGCGGGCTCGACGACCTCGGCCTGGCCGCGGGCTTCGTCGAGCACGTGCGCGCCGGGGCGGCGCCCACCGACGCCGAGACCGCCCTGCTGCGCGAGGCGTTCGAGGCCGTGCGCCTGCGCGAGGCGGTCGCCTGA
- a CDS encoding LysE family translocator, with protein sequence MTASLVSFSLAAALIVLLPGPDTLVVLRNLVRGGRRTATLTVLGVLSGLVVWVGAAALGLAAVLHASEAAYTVLRIVGAIYLVWIGVQSLRSRGSVPDVEDALPERRGLLGRGYGAGLATDLLNPKVGVFFVTFLPGFVPDGRPVGPVSLLLGAVFVLETAFYFALLLLLAGRITGWLADSRTRRRMDRLTGLVLVGFGARLAAEG encoded by the coding sequence GTGACGGCGTCCCTGGTCTCGTTCTCCCTCGCCGCGGCGCTGATCGTCCTGCTGCCCGGCCCCGACACCCTCGTGGTCCTGCGCAACCTCGTACGCGGTGGCCGCCGTACCGCGACCCTGACCGTGCTCGGGGTGCTGAGCGGGCTCGTCGTGTGGGTCGGCGCCGCCGCCCTCGGCCTGGCTGCGGTGCTGCACGCGAGCGAGGCCGCCTACACCGTGCTGCGGATCGTCGGCGCGATCTACCTCGTCTGGATCGGGGTGCAGTCGCTGCGCTCGCGCGGCAGCGTCCCCGACGTCGAGGACGCCCTGCCCGAGCGGCGCGGCCTGCTCGGCCGGGGCTACGGCGCGGGGCTGGCCACCGACCTGCTCAACCCGAAGGTCGGCGTCTTCTTCGTGACGTTCCTGCCGGGCTTCGTGCCCGACGGCCGGCCGGTCGGCCCGGTGTCGCTGCTGCTCGGCGCGGTCTTCGTGCTCGAGACGGCGTTCTACTTCGCCCTGCTCCTGCTGCTCGCCGGCCGCATCACCGGCTGGCTCGCCGACTCGCGCACCAGGCGGCGCATGGACCGCCTCACCGGGCTGGTGCTGGTGGGGTTCGGAGCGCGCCTGGCGGCCGAGGGCTGA
- a CDS encoding formate/nitrite transporter family protein — translation MPATPAHAAQGRESADDQRDDDEREQDAGAPDTDERDEPVLEERVENAFDRLADEGEQRLERTWGALVSTGLMGGVDVALGLLALLVVLDATGSPLLAGVAFSVGFLALLLADSELFTEGFLVPVTAVAAKRARPVQLLRLWVLTLVANLVGGWCMAWVIAHGFPRLHHLAVETAATYAQAHLSVRTVCLGVLAGAAITLMTRMQHGTDSDPAKAMAALAFGFVLAGTGVFHSVLDSLLVFVALTGGSAPYGYLDWLQWFAYTVVANVVGGLGLITLLRLVRSKERVAKERAES, via the coding sequence ATGCCAGCGACGCCTGCCCACGCCGCCCAGGGCCGAGAGAGCGCTGACGACCAGCGCGACGACGACGAGCGCGAGCAGGACGCCGGTGCGCCCGACACCGACGAGCGCGACGAGCCGGTGCTCGAGGAGCGCGTCGAGAACGCCTTCGACCGGCTCGCCGACGAGGGCGAGCAGCGCCTCGAGCGCACCTGGGGAGCGCTGGTCAGCACCGGGCTGATGGGCGGCGTCGACGTCGCTCTCGGCCTGCTCGCCCTGCTGGTCGTGCTCGACGCGACCGGGAGCCCGCTGCTCGCGGGGGTCGCGTTCTCCGTGGGCTTCCTCGCGCTGCTGCTCGCCGACAGCGAGCTGTTCACCGAGGGCTTCCTGGTGCCGGTGACGGCCGTTGCCGCGAAGCGCGCGCGGCCCGTGCAGCTCCTACGCCTGTGGGTCCTCACCCTGGTGGCCAACCTGGTCGGCGGCTGGTGCATGGCGTGGGTGATCGCCCACGGCTTCCCCCGCCTGCACCACCTGGCCGTCGAGACCGCCGCGACCTACGCGCAGGCGCACCTGTCGGTGCGCACCGTCTGCCTCGGCGTGCTCGCCGGCGCGGCGATCACGCTCATGACCCGCATGCAGCACGGCACCGACTCCGACCCGGCCAAGGCGATGGCCGCCCTCGCCTTCGGCTTCGTGCTCGCCGGGACCGGGGTGTTCCACTCGGTGCTCGACTCGCTGCTCGTGTTCGTCGCCCTGACGGGCGGGTCGGCGCCCTACGGCTACCTGGACTGGCTGCAGTGGTTCGCCTACACCGTCGTCGCCAACGTCGTGGGCGGCCTCGGGCTCATCACCCTGCTGCGGCTGGTGCGCAGCAAGGAGCGGGTCGCCAAGGAGCGGGCGGAGAGCTGA
- a CDS encoding MFS transporter, with product MWGLQSALLSPALALLLVSLYDLSAAGVGGVLAVYNASGFVASLVVPALADRRRDYLGPMLVAGLLTLLLALLLALSSSLGVAVVALVVLGGPAGVGVSLLYAHLRHSGASRVDIVDTRAIFSFAWVAGPPLASLVISGFGARALLLVIAAVSVLNVATTAAMMSRRARAARRGDDPPAPLDEGRAMRRSAVALVVSAFVVLQATNSAAVSVMTLFVTRRLDLDVVWAGVALSVAAALEIPALLLIGRLGTRFSDIALIASGCVAGAAYYSLMAAVHGPWLLVSGQALNAWFVAAVAGVGLSLFQRVIPRPGVASGLYANTRRLGAIGSGPVLALGSATSLGYSFVFVACAALTALALLVLGSAAALD from the coding sequence GTGTGGGGGTTGCAGTCGGCGCTGCTGAGCCCCGCCCTCGCGCTGCTGCTCGTCTCGCTCTACGACCTGTCGGCCGCGGGCGTCGGCGGCGTCCTCGCGGTCTACAACGCCAGCGGCTTCGTCGCCTCGCTGGTCGTCCCCGCCCTGGCCGACCGGCGCCGTGACTACCTCGGGCCCATGCTCGTGGCCGGACTGCTGACCCTGCTGCTCGCGCTGCTGCTGGCGCTCTCGTCGTCTCTCGGCGTGGCCGTCGTGGCCCTGGTGGTCCTCGGTGGTCCCGCTGGTGTCGGGGTGTCGCTGCTCTACGCGCACCTGCGGCACTCGGGAGCCAGCCGGGTCGACATCGTCGACACGCGGGCGATCTTCTCCTTCGCCTGGGTGGCGGGGCCACCGCTCGCCAGCCTGGTCATCAGCGGGTTCGGTGCCCGGGCGCTGCTGCTCGTGATCGCCGCGGTCAGCGTGCTCAACGTCGCGACCACCGCCGCGATGATGTCGCGGCGCGCCCGCGCCGCGCGCCGGGGTGACGACCCGCCGGCGCCGCTCGACGAGGGCCGGGCGATGCGCAGGTCTGCAGTGGCACTGGTCGTCAGCGCCTTCGTCGTGCTCCAGGCGACGAACAGCGCGGCCGTGTCGGTCATGACGCTGTTCGTCACCCGTCGGCTCGACCTCGACGTGGTGTGGGCCGGGGTGGCGCTGTCGGTCGCAGCAGCCCTCGAGATCCCCGCGCTGCTCCTGATCGGCCGGCTCGGTACGCGGTTCAGCGACATCGCGCTCATCGCCAGCGGGTGCGTGGCGGGCGCCGCCTACTACTCGCTCATGGCGGCCGTCCACGGACCGTGGCTGCTGGTGTCCGGCCAGGCCCTGAACGCCTGGTTCGTCGCCGCGGTCGCCGGCGTGGGGCTCTCGCTGTTCCAGCGCGTCATCCCCCGGCCGGGGGTCGCCTCAGGCCTCTACGCCAACACCCGGCGGCTCGGCGCGATCGGCTCCGGGCCCGTCCTGGCCCTCGGCTCGGCGACCAGCCTCGGCTACAGCTTCGTGTTCGTCGCCTGCGCCGCGCTGACCGCGCTGGCGCTCCTGGTCCTCGGCTCGGCCGCAGCGCTGGACTGA